The DNA segment TTGACCGGCTCCCTGCCGGAGCGGCTGTGGCGTATCCTCCGCGGCATCGCCTACGACGGCCGCGGCGAGGACGGCGCCGCCGGCAGCCTCACCGCGCGCAAGCTCGACTCCGAGATCGCCCGGGTGACGCTGCATCGCGAATGGGAAGCGCTGGAGGAGACCGCGCGCATCCGGCGCGACGGCGCCAAGCTCCTGCTCCAGCACCTCCTGGACTGTCTTCCACAAGGCACCCGCGGCACGGACCTTCTGGCGGAGACCACGTTGGGCCGGCTCACCCACGCCCTGGTATCCGACCTGGAGATCAAGAGCCGAGTCCGCCACCCGGCCAGGCTGCTGGACCGCGCCCTGCTGTGGCTGCATGAGCTGGAGGTCATCCGCCTCAACAAGGGATTGACGGTATTCCGCCCCGCCATGACCATCCACCTGCAGCGGGAGCGGCGGGGCTTCACCAACGCCGACTTCACACCGTTGGCGCTTCACTACCGCGGACAGGTGCTGCAGGTCCACGTGATGGTGGAGTTCGCCGAGCGCGGACTGGCGGCCGTGGCCGAGGCGACCCGGATGGCGCTGGACTACTTCGCCATGAAGCAGGATGCGTTCCTCCAACGCTGGCTGCCCGGACGCGCCCGCGAGATCGGGAGACAGACCACGCCGGAGTCGTGGAGGGCCATCGTCGAGGACCTCAAGCACCCCGTCCAGCAGCGCATCGTGGCCGACGACCGCGAGCAGACGAACGTGCTGGTGCTCGCCGGTCCCGGCTCCGGCAAGACCCGGGTGCTGGTCCACCGCATCGCCTATCTCATCCGCGCGCGGCGCGAGACCGCCCGCGGCATCCTGGCACTCGCCTACAACCGGCACGCGGCCGTGGACATCCGCCGCCGCCTCGGGGAGCTGATCGGCGCGGACGCGCGCGGCGTGACCGTGCTCACCTGTCACGCCCTGGCCATGCGCTTGACCGGAGCCAGCTTCACCGGACGCGCCGAGCGTCCCGACGACGCGTCCTTCCGGGAGGTCTTGCGCCGGGCGGTGGACCTCCTGCGCGGCCAAGGGGTTCCGCCCGAAGACGCCGACGAGCAGCGCGTCCGGCTCCTGGCCGGTTTCCGCTGGATCCTGGTGGACGAGTACCAGGACGTCGCCGCGGACCAGTACGAACTGATCTCGGCGCTGGCCGGCCGTACCCTTGACGACGACGACGGCAAGCTCACCGTGTTCGCCGTGGGCGACGACGACCAGAACATCTACGCCTTCAACGGCGCCTCGGTGGAATTCATCCGGCGCTTCGAGCAGGACTACGGTCCGAAGCCCATCCACCTCGTCGAAAACTACCGCTCCACCGCCCACATCATCGACGCGGCCAACGCCGTGATCGAGCGGGCACGCGAGCGGATGAAGGACGAGCATCCCATCCGCGTCAACGCCGCACGGGCCAAGGACGCGCCCGGAGGCGCGTGGCAGGAGCTGGATCCGGTGGGGCGGGGGCGGGTGCAGATCTTGCCGGTCCCAAGTGACGTCGAACCGAGGGATCCGGTAGTGCAGGCCCAGGTCGTCATGACCGAGTTGCGGCGGCTCGCGGCCCTGTCACCGGACTGGGACTGGCGGCGGTGCGCCGTGATCGCGCGCGAGTGGAGCTATCTCGTACCGGTGCGCGCGTACTGCGAACACCACGATATCCCCGCGCAGATGGGCAACGAGGAGATCCCCGGCTTCTGGCAATTGCGCGAGACCCAATGCTTCGTCGCATGGCTGCGGGGCTGCGACGCCGGGCTCGTGGACAGCGCCGTCCTGCGCGAGTGGACGGAAAGACAGCCGTCCAACCCCTGGCACGAGTTGCTGCGGCAGGCCATGGACGAACACGCGCTGGAAACCGGCGGCGGCGAGACCGCCGTCGACCACTTCATCGAGTGGCTGGCCGAGTGGGGCCGGGAGATCCGCCGGCGCCAGCGCGGCCTCCTCCTGCTCACCGCCCACCGCGCCAAGGGCCTTGAGTTCGACCACGTGGCCGTGCTCGACGGCGGCTGGGAGCGCGTCGGCCGCGACGAGGACCCCGACGCACCGCGCCGACTGTACTACGTCGCCATGACGCGGGCGCGCGCGACCCTGGCGCTCGCGCGGTTCGAGGGACAGCACACAATCCAAGACGTACTGCTCGAACGGAATTCGGTGCTGCACCGGGACCCCACCGTGCTTTCGCCCTCCCCCGCCGAGCTTCGATACCGCCACGTCCAACCCGGTCTCCAGGACGTGGACCTGGGATTCGCCGGGCGGCATGGTGCCCGCCACCCGACGCACCGTGCCATCGCCGCCTTGTCGCCAGGCGATCCGCTCGCAATGCGGCTCACGAATGCAGGCCGCCGGGAGTTGCTGGACGGCAACGGCGTGGTGGTGGGACGCTTGGCCGCGAGCTTCGAGCCGCCCGCCAGCATGCGCTGCCGCTCCGCCGCGGTACTGGCCATCGTGACGTGGAACCGCGAGATATCGGACCCCAAGTACCACCACATCATCAAGTGCGACCGCTGGGAGGTGGTGGTGCCGGAGCTTGTGTTCGAACCGGTGGTCTAGTGGCGGGGCGTGGGCGGGGACACCGGCCAGTTGGCCCCGCTCCACCCCTGGATTCCCGCCCCCGATCGGGGTCGAGGGCAAGCTTTCGCGGGAATGACGATTCGTAGGGGTTCGCGAAGCGAAGTCGAAGGGCGCCAGACCGGTTTCTCAACAGCCTGCTGAGCGGCGCCTTCCCGAAGTGTCCCGGGTTGCGACGCGTCGCGCTGCATGGCAAAGCTACCTACGTTGCCGAATACCGCGATGCCGATTGGTCCCGCATCAGGGAGGCGGTGTACGCGTAGCGGGCGCAAGTGAGATGACCAAGACCGACCGTATCCGCTCGTTCGTCGAGAACGCCACCACGCAACGCTGGATCACGATCCTGATCGTGCTGAACGCCCTGGTGCTGGCGCTGGAGACCAGCCCGGCGGCCATGGCGGCGGCCGGGAGCTTCCTCAAACTGGCCGACCGGGTGATTCTCGCAGTGTTCGTGGTGGAGATCCTGCTGAAGGTGGTGGGGCAACGCCGTGACTTCGTCCGCGATCCCTGGAACCACTTCGACACTCTGGTCGTGACCATCGCGCTGATTCCCGCCACCGAGTTCCTCTCGGTCATGCGGGCGCTCCGCATCCTCCGGGTCTTCCGGCTGATATCCACCGTGCCCGCCATGCGGCGCGTTGTCGGCGCCCTGCTCCATGCCGTACCCGGCATGAGCTCGGTAGTGATGCTGCTGTCGGTGATCTATTTCGTATTCTCGGTGATGGCCACCAGCCTGTTCGCCGACCGCTTTCCGGAATGGTTCGGCAACATCGGCAGCTCCGCCTATACCCTGTTCCAGATCATGACCCTGGAAAGCTGGTCCATGGGCATCGTGCGGCCGGTGATGAACGTGTTTCCGCAGGCGTGGCTGTTTTTCGTGCCGTTCATCCTGGTCACCTCTTTCGCCGTGCTGAACCTGTTCATCGGCATCATTGTCGACGCGATGCAGACGCACGGCCATGGGGACGTCTTTGGCGAGACGCCCGCCGCGTCCACCCCCGAGCCGACCCTCGCGGACCTGCAGGCCGAGATACGCGCGTTGCGGGACGAGTTGGCGGGATTAAAGCGGGACAGCCAACCCTGATATTGTTGGCCCCTCTCCACCCCTGGATTCCCGCTTCCGCGGGAATGACGATTCGCGCCCTTACACCCTCGACATCCCGCCCCCCGCGGGCGGTTGCGATTTCCCCGGCATCCACTCGGTGTCCTTGCGCGGACCCTCGGCGCGGACGGTGAAACGCGCCTTGCCGAGTTTTTCGATGTCGATCTCCAGGGTGTCGCCGTTGTTCATGGGGCCGAGGCCCACGTGGTAGGTGCCGGTGGCGATGACGTCGCCGGGTTGGAGCTGCACGAAGCGCGACAGCCATGACACCAGCTCGGGGATCTTGTGGGCCATGTGGCGGGTGTTGTAGTCCTGCCGGGCCTCGCCGCCGACCCAGGACTTGACCGTGAGGTCGTGGGGGTCGGGGACCTCGTCGGCGGTGGTGATCCAGGGGCCGCAGGGGCTGTGGCTGCCCTGCCCCTTGGGCAGGAACTGGGTGCGGCGCACCATGCCCCGGTTGGAGATGTCGAAGAACGGCACGTAGCCGAACACGGCGTCCATGGCGTCGGCCTCGGACACGTTGCGCCCGCACGATCCCATGACGAAGGCCAGCTCGGCCTCGGGCTGGGTCACCACCACCGCCGGGATGTCGGACAACTCCACCGCGCCTTCCGGCCCCAGCAACTCGGGCGCCTTGTAGAAGAACTCGATGGGCAGGCTCTCGGGCGTGCGCTCGGGCGAGTCCAGGTAGTTGACGAAGGCGGCCAGGCACTTGCTCGGCCGGGGGATGGGCGCCAGCAGCTTGACCACGCTCAAGGGGAAGCCGGACCCTTCGCGCATCAGCCGCTCGAACTCCTTGCGGTAGTCGTCGAAGTTGGCGATCACCTCCTCCATCACCCGCTGCGGACCCTTCTCCACGCGGTGCTGGATGATGCCGCTCACGTCCACCACGTTGCTGCCGTTCTTGAGGACGCCGATGCGATCGTCATTGAAACGAAGAATCTTCACGCGAAAATGCTCCTTGTGCTACCGAAAGAACGCGCCGATGCCCGCCAGGGGCGACCGCCGGTCGCCCCTACAAACGGTTTCCCGAGCGAGCGCCTATTCGTTCACCGGCTCCAGCCACAGGTCCACCAGCGCCAGCCGCCCTTCCTTGGCGGCCTGGAGGCCCCGTTCGAGGGCCGGTTTGACCATGTCCGGACTCTGCACGCGCTCGCCGAAGCCATCGAAGGCCCGGACGATGGCGGCGTAGTCCGGCGCCGGCGCGATGGACGTGCCCACGAATTTGTTGGTGCTCACCGCCCAGCCGTCGGGATAGTATTCCGGGACGCCGCGCTTCATGGACTTGTAGCCGTGGTTGTTCATGAGCACGATGAGGATCGGCATGCGGAATTCCTGGGCGAAGCCGAAGCCCGCGATGCCGGGGTTGTAGTTGAACGTGCCGTCACCCATGACCAGCACCACCGGCTTGTCCGGATGGGCGGCCTTGACGCCGAGGGCGGTGCCCAGGCCGGTGCCCAGCCCCCCGATGCAGCCGCTGTAGAAGTTGCCGGGCTTGACCCGGTCCAGGTACTGGTGCACCGCCAGACGGTGGGTGATGGTCTCCTCCACCAGGTAGACGTCATCGGGAATCGCCTGGTTCAGTTGGTAGATCACCCAGTTGGTGTCCATGGGTTCCTTGGATCCCAGGCTCTGGGCCTGTTGAGCCCACTTGGCCCGGCGCGCCGTGCCCTGCTCCCGCAG comes from the Deltaproteobacteria bacterium genome and includes:
- a CDS encoding ion transporter, translated to MTKTDRIRSFVENATTQRWITILIVLNALVLALETSPAAMAAAGSFLKLADRVILAVFVVEILLKVVGQRRDFVRDPWNHFDTLVVTIALIPATEFLSVMRALRILRVFRLISTVPAMRRVVGALLHAVPGMSSVVMLLSVIYFVFSVMATSLFADRFPEWFGNIGSSAYTLFQIMTLESWSMGIVRPVMNVFPQAWLFFVPFILVTSFAVLNLFIGIIVDAMQTHGHGDVFGETPAASTPEPTLADLQAEIRALRDELAGLKRDSQP
- a CDS encoding fumarylacetoacetate hydrolase family protein, giving the protein MKILRFNDDRIGVLKNGSNVVDVSGIIQHRVEKGPQRVMEEVIANFDDYRKEFERLMREGSGFPLSVVKLLAPIPRPSKCLAAFVNYLDSPERTPESLPIEFFYKAPELLGPEGAVELSDIPAVVVTQPEAELAFVMGSCGRNVSEADAMDAVFGYVPFFDISNRGMVRRTQFLPKGQGSHSPCGPWITTADEVPDPHDLTVKSWVGGEARQDYNTRHMAHKIPELVSWLSRFVQLQPGDVIATGTYHVGLGPMNNGDTLEIDIEKLGKARFTVRAEGPRKDTEWMPGKSQPPAGGGMSRV